The following proteins are encoded in a genomic region of Sesamum indicum cultivar Zhongzhi No. 13 linkage group LG8, S_indicum_v1.0, whole genome shotgun sequence:
- the LOC110012398 gene encoding uncharacterized protein LOC110012398 — MGIKNICLQCGDVGYETSLVYCNNCQECAVHRYCMDVMPNPNDKSVDWLCEDCIKSKPSKKFRKRRRVVVESDNEITRREPGVETKSKYMESECDNEVLCKGSKGFLYSFAAAGGITCAEPLVRPIWTGCFEVESGRRRMEGFAAHLSVRSCEKVINEAAAFEKVMPVEILQRSFVWPKSFEASGPTDDNIAVYFFPSLMKYEDVYDYLVFEMMRDDVAMRVRVRNAELLIFTSVELPSRFRRFQGKLYLWGVFREKQAA, encoded by the coding sequence ATGGGAATCAAGAACATCTGTCTACAATGTGGTGATGTAGGATACGAAACATCCTTAGTTTACTGCAACAACTGCCAGGAATGCGCTGTACATCGATATTGCATGGATGTAATGCCCAACCCCAACGACAAATCTGTCGATTGGCTTTGCGAGGACTGCATAAAATCCAAACCATCGAAGAAATTCAGGAAGAGAAGGCGGGTCGTAGTGGAATCCGATAATGAGATCACCAGGCGGGAACCAGGAGTTGAGACCAAGAGCAAGTACATGGAATCGGAATGTGATAACGAGGTTTTGTGCAAAGGAAGCAAGGGCTTCTTGTATTCTTTCGCTGCTGCTGGAGGGATAACATGCGCAGAACCCCTCGTTCGTCCCATCTGGACGGGGTGTTTCGAAGTTGAATCCGGCCGCCGACGAATGGAGGGTTTTGCTGCTCATTTGTCTGTAAGATCGTGCGAGAAAGTGATCAATGAGGCTGCCGCGTTCGAGAAGGTGATGCCGGTTGAGATTCTGCAGAGGTCTTTCGTTTGGCCGAAGAGTTTTGAGGCGTCAGGGCCGACGGATGATAATATTGCGGTGTATTTCTTTCCGTCTCTGATGAAGTACGAAGACGTTTACGACTACCTGGTTTTCGAGATGATGCGGGACGATGTTGCAATGAGGGTTCGGGTGAGGAACGCGGAGCTATTGATTTTCACTTCGGTTGAGTTGCCATCGAGGTTTAGGAGATTCCAGGGGAAGCTTTATCTGTGGGGAGTTTTCAGGGAAAAGCAGGCTGCCTAG
- the LOC105168251 gene encoding uncharacterized protein LOC105168251 (The sequence of the model RefSeq protein was modified relative to this genomic sequence to represent the inferred CDS: added 76 bases not found in genome assembly) produces the protein MGLMRKRRGEWSWSERGRITAASSMAIHPFSFSSVPSTSISSPPLTTHSLFPHSFSNARSLSISAAATLQSSLSPTPAEGQENSGIPMKGSKVLLKGMRYHELEKWVQSHGYRPAQALMLWKRLYGNNIWAHYNEEMEGLNKDFKGMLAEHAEFKALHFKDMLTASDGTKKILFTLDDGLVIETVIIPCRRGRTTVCVSSQVGCAMNCQFCYTGRMGLKRNLSAAEIVEQAVFARRLLSREVGTITNVVFMGMGEPLHNIENVIKAADILVDEHGLHFSPRKVTISTSGLVPQIRRFLKESNCALAVSLNATTDEVRNWVMPINRKYNLRLLLDMLREELCLKHNYKVLFEYVMLAGVNDSIEDAKRLIELVQGIPCKINLISFNPHSGSQFKPTSEEKMIQFRNILAEAGCVIFLRLSRGDDQMAACGQLGKPGEIQAPVLKVPAKFQTAVEASA, from the exons CCATTCACCCCTTCTCTTTCTCATCAGTCCCATCTACTTCCATTAGTTCACCACCTCTCACCACCCACTCTCTTTTTCCTCATTCCTTTTCCAATGCCCGCTCCCTCTCAATTTCTGCAGCCGCCACTCTTCAATCATCTCTCTCTCCCACCCCTGCAG AGGGCCAGGAGAATAGTGGGATTCCAATGAAGGGCTCCAAGGTTCTTTTAAAAGGGATGAGATACCATGAACTCGAG AAATGGGTTCAGTCTCATGGTTATAGGCCTGCTCAGGCTTTGATGTTATGGAAACGCCTctatggaaataatatttgggCTCACTACAATGAAGAAATGGAAG GCTTGAACAAGGACTTCAAGGGGATGTTGGCTGAACACGCTGAATTCAAGGCATTACATTTTAAGGATATGCTCACAGCATCTGATGGAACCAAGAAG ATATTATTCACATTGGATGATGGGCTGGTGATAGAAACTGTTATCATTCCTTGCCGTAGGGGCCGAACCACTGTATGTGTTTCCAGTCAAGTAGGCTGCGCGATGAATTGCCAGTTTTGTTACACTGGAAG AATGGGATTAAAACGAAATTTGTCTGCTGCTGAGATAGTGGAGCAGGCCGTTTTTGCAAGGCGCCTTCTGTCGCGTGAAGTTGGCACCATAACCAATGTTGTATTCATG GGAATGGGTGAACCACTTCACAATATCGAGAATGTTATAAAAGCGGCAGACATATTGGTAGATGAGCATGGCCTTCATTTCAGTCCTCGGAAGGTCACGATTTCAACCAGTGGGCTTGTTCCTCAAATAAGACGTTTCCTTAAAGAGTCTAACTGTGCATTAGCTGTCAGCTTAAATGCTACAACAGATGAG GTGAGAAACTGGGTCATGCCGATTAACCGCAAGTATAACCTACGGTTGCTTCTGGACATGCTCCGCGAGGAACTTTGTTTGAAACACAACTACAAGGTCTTGTTCGAATACGTAATGCTTGCAGGAGTTAACGACAG cATTGAAGACGCCAAGAGGTTGATCGAGCTAGTCCAGGGCATTCCTTGCAAGATCAATCTCATCTCTTTTAATCCTCATTCTGGGTCACAGTTCAAGCCGACCAGTGAAGAGAAGATGATTCAGTTTCGTAATATCCTTGCCGAAGCAGGTTGCGTCATATTTCTAAGACTGAGTAGAGGCGACGATCAGATGGCTGCCTGCGGCCAGCTTGGGAAGCCAGGTGAAATCCAGGCTCCCGTGCTCAAAGTCCCGGCTAAATTTCAAACTGCCGTCGAGGCTTCGGCTTGA